A section of the Paenibacillus yonginensis genome encodes:
- a CDS encoding polysaccharide deacetylase family protein — translation MKLWAAVLMGILLVAVQTQTSAAASPTGLKGREYYEARGEIVWEVPTSDKVVALTFDDGPDPVTTPAILKLLKQYDAKATFFVVGRRVDQFPEILLEENKDGHEIGNHTYKHTYFNLKSNVPSMTEEISKTENSVLALTGKRTTLFRPPGGYYNSQLIDYTTTHGYLAVLWSWHQDTRDWAKPGIWRITDKVLKNLHSGDIILMHDHVENSVQTVEALKVILPEIKKRGYQCVTVTELLKHQRNAEPVKHDNSKKAGP, via the coding sequence ATGAAGCTATGGGCTGCTGTCCTTATGGGGATCTTGCTGGTGGCCGTTCAAACTCAAACATCAGCTGCTGCGTCCCCCACCGGGCTGAAAGGACGGGAATATTACGAAGCCCGCGGTGAAATTGTGTGGGAAGTGCCTACAAGCGACAAGGTTGTGGCGCTTACCTTCGATGACGGGCCCGATCCCGTAACTACACCTGCCATCCTCAAGCTGCTGAAGCAATACGATGCGAAAGCGACGTTTTTTGTAGTGGGCCGCCGTGTGGACCAATTTCCGGAAATTTTGCTTGAAGAGAACAAAGACGGGCATGAAATCGGCAATCACACCTACAAGCATACGTATTTTAATTTGAAGAGCAACGTGCCGTCCATGACCGAGGAAATCAGCAAAACAGAGAATTCCGTGCTTGCGCTGACCGGAAAAAGAACAACTTTATTCCGTCCGCCGGGCGGTTACTACAACAGCCAGCTGATCGACTATACCACAACCCACGGCTATCTGGCCGTGTTATGGTCGTGGCACCAGGATACCCGCGACTGGGCCAAGCCGGGAATCTGGAGGATTACCGACAAGGTGCTCAAGAATCTGCACAGCGGCGATATTATCCTGATGCATGATCACGTTGAGAACAGCGTTCAGACGGTCGAAGCGCTGAAGGTCATTTTACCGGAGATCAAAAAACGGGGATACCAGTGTGTGACGGTTACCGAGCTGCTGAAGCACCAGCGGAACGCTGAACCGGTCAAACATGACAACAGCAAAAAAGCGGGGCCTTAA